The genomic interval AATATAAAAAGAACACTGATCTAATGTCACAGGGGACAAAGGACGGAAAAAGAAGACGGAGTCATTTCGATTTTTTTGCAAGGCAAGACTGACAGAAAAAATCTTTAGataacacaaacaaatgaataGTCATGAAAGACATATCTTCTGAAGTAATAAGCAGAGTCGCATATACCCATAGGTGAGGCCTGAGGATCTCAGTGACACTCCACTATGCAGTTCaacatatgtagcctacaaaattaCTCTAAGCAATTGTGCTGTCTAAATTGCAAGTTGCTTGATTAAAAAATTAATTGAGATTATCTCACCTTTGctgcactccctttctctctgtcagttATTTACCCATTTTGCATTTACCATTTTCCAGTTTGTAATTTCAAGTGATTGTTTTTGACAACAGTGAGTGATACTAGGCCCTATTGGTCCCTCAGAGTAGGCTTATTATGATGGCGGCCTCACTGCTGCATTAGTTCGTAATAGCCTATAGGATCATTCTTCTCATAATGCTTTCATCTTATCACCCAGATGGAACCAGAGGGGAGACCCAAGCTCTTTGACTTTCAAGGAGTATCGATGATAAACTACTTCACAGATAACTGGGAAAAAGTTCAAGACTTTCGTGCTCGACCGGACGATATCCTCATCGCTACATATCCCAAGgcaggtgtgtggtgtgtgtgcatccttTGTAGCTTTTATCTTTCTACGTGCGTATGGGGGTTTTCTTGGAAAATACTGTAAATGAAAATGTCAAATCTTGTGCCAGAAAGTCACAAGTATAATTATCTTTGATCTTAAAATCAAAGAAAACCCACAGTCTTACAGGTTGCAGTCATCTGGCTTACACAATAATCGTTTTTCATTGACGTCCTTGTTTAATCTGCTTGTTCAGCAGGTTATTAACCTATAACCTATTCTAGGCTACCACATATTTGGTTAATTTTTGATAAGAtacaatgaaataaaatatgACAGTGTTCCAGCCTTATCATAAATTAGTTTGGTTTTCCAGTTACATAATAACATAagtatacagtatttttttctGCACATCAATCGAATTCAATTAGAATTTATTTACATGAGAGCCTTAAAGCCCACTAAAGTGAGGGGCTAATTCccttttaacaaaaaaaaagttaaacgcATAAGTAGTAGAGTAGAGAGATAGGGATAGGAAGTTTTTGTGGAGGGGTTAGTtgttagatgtttttttttttacatgtaaACAGTATATTACATATGTTGTAAACAAATGTTTTCTTAAAAAGAGCAATGTGTACCTTGTTATGTGTATTGTTATGTGTATCTTTTTATTATGTTATGTGATACCTTATTATGTGTTCCAttgacaaacaaataaaattgCATTGATCTAGGCACAACATGGGTGTCCTGTATCCTCGATTTGCTGTACTTTGGCAAAGACATGCCAGAGAGACAGACCACTCTGCCCATCTATGAAAGAGTACCCTTCTTGGAGATTGCTGTTCCTCAAATAGATAAaggtactgacacacacaccacacacacaaaagagaacatgaaaatgtgtgaaatgtgaCTTGCTAGATAATGTAATAAGCTATTTGATTTTTCTATGTTGGTCTTGAGAAAGCACACTTTTCTTCCAAGGTACTACCAAAAGTCACTAAGTCCCATGTCACACTACACAGCTGTAGCTGTAATATGCATGTTCACTTCCCATAGGAACAGAGTTGGCTGATCAGCTATCCACTTCTCCTCGCCTAATTAAGACCCACCTGCCTGTCCAGTTGATTCCCAAAGGATTCTGGGAGCAAAACTGCAGGGTACAGTATGGATATGGTTTGCAATGCTTTGTCAAGCATCTGACACACTCTGTCACAAAAGAAACATTAATGGCTTAGCATAAACACTGTTACTGTTCATTCATTTATGCATTTGTGTTATGGACTCAGTGGTATGCAGTGGTTATGAGAGATGAGACTATATATTTTACTATCCTCACTCTTCTCAGATGGTGTACGTGGCCCGTAATGCTAAAGACAATGCTGTCTCTTACTTCCACTTTGATCGTATGAACATGGTGCAGCCGGAGCCTGGAGACTGGAACAGCTACATTGAAAAATTCATGGAGGGCAAAAGTAAGGTTGAGACTTAAATCAAGAGCTAAAATGGACAAATAGATGAGTGCACTAATCGCTTAATCCACTTACCACCAAGCAAATCAAACTCTCGAACTAATGATTTGGCACCCTCAAGAGCTGTGCAaatgatgagagtgtgtgaactctgaacctTTCTCTGTGCTATCAGCTGTGTTTGGGCCCTGGTATGACCATGTGACTGGCTGGTGGGAAAAGAAGCAGACCTACTCCAATATTCTTTACATATTCTATGAAGATCTAATTGAGGTATGTGTAACTGACAGGTAcctaatgtatatgtgtgtgtgtgaaaatgaatGATCAGAAACAACAAGAAttgaaaacacatcaacaatatTATATCTATCAATCAGGGATTATGATGAACTGTTGTTTGAATCAGAGTGTTATAGTGAATATTGTCATCTATTGATGAATCAAgatatgaaagtgtgtgtgtatgtgtgtggtcctCATGTTGCAGAATACAAGAGGGGTATTAAAAGACTCAAAATAAACCATGGTTGGAATAACAAAGACACAGAAAATAGTGTCATTCACTCAAAGTGAACAAGGaagtgaagtttttttttcttttttgaatggAGAAACACGGCtgtttctgtaaaacagcaagaGTAGGTGTGGCGGTGGACCAACTGAATGCACATTTATGTATGTACCCATGTGTGAGTGCTTACTCATCTAGGCACGCAACGTTATTAAGAAAAGAGCACACCACTGTAAAGAAACACATAGTATGACTACATGACTTTATATTGTCTTAATAACTGAATTAATTGAAAACACCTTTTCCCTCTATTTCCAGTCAACTACTGCAGTAGGCTATTCAGCAAATGTCTTATCAACAGAAGAAGCAAGCAACAAAgttgttaataattataaaataGCTAAGCTTTCACAattaaaatgataaccaaatCAAAGGATTAACAAATAACAAGCAAATACATATAGCAAATAGTACATACATGGAATAAAGTTAATAAAAAATCACATGGAGGTCTGATCACAGTGGCAGCTGGCATAACCAATAAGATACATAATtaacattagaattaactggctGTAAGCCTGGTTGGGTACTGCACAGAATAAATTCCCATGGTAAACTGGGCcatctcagtgtttcccatagtttgacttatttgtggcggcccaccacaatatcaacattgacccccacacaatgattttccaggttgtaccaaattgtgcttaaatctggttagcatcataaccactctgtgctaatttgttaaaaactgttgcattgaagttaattctgcaaacctaccaccacaaatagaattcaattctgtgggaaacactgcatctcttttgtgaaaccaaatCAAGGCTGAACGCAGGCAGGATAACCAAACAATCCCaacttaatcccttatctaggttttgtgaaatacctcTCCGGACCTGTAACATGACTATGTGTAATTACATGTATATGTAaatgcatgactgtgtgtgtgtgttcattaggACACAGGTCGTGAGATGGAGCGCCTCTGCTCCTTCCTGGGTTTGTCCActacagcagaggagagagagagcatcaggGGAGGAGTGCAGTTTGACGCCATGAAGGCAAACCCCATGGCCAACTACTCCACCATCCCTGTAATGGACTTTAAAATATCTCCCTTCATGCGCAAAGGTCAGTAAAAGGGCACGCAGACAGATACTGTGAAACACTTAAATCGGCACTTTCTCATTTCTCTGCTCTGTAACATTATCTGCAGGGAAGGTTGG from Alosa sapidissima isolate fAloSap1 chromosome 3, fAloSap1.pri, whole genome shotgun sequence carries:
- the LOC121705156 gene encoding cytosolic sulfotransferase 3-like isoform X2; translated protein: MEPEGRPKLFDFQGVSMINYFTDNWEKVQDFRARPDDILIATYPKAGTTWVSCILDLLYFGKDMPERQTTLPIYERVPFLEIAVPQIDKGTELADQLSTSPRLIKTHLPVQLIPKGFWEQNCRMVYVARNAKDNAVSYFHFDRMNMVQPEPGDWNSYIEKFMEGKTVFGPWYDHVTGWWEKKQTYSNILYIFYEDLIEDTGREMERLCSFLGLSTTAEERESIRGGVQFDAMKANPMANYSTIPVMDFKISPFMRKGKVGDWKNHFTVAQNEKFDEHYKQRMKNSSLAFRTEI
- the LOC121705156 gene encoding cytosolic sulfotransferase 3-like isoform X1, which codes for MEPEGRPKLFDFQGVSMINYFTDNWEKVQDFRARPDDILIATYPKAGTTWVSCILDLLYFGKDMPERQTTLPIYERVPFLEIAVPQIDKACSLPIGTELADQLSTSPRLIKTHLPVQLIPKGFWEQNCRMVYVARNAKDNAVSYFHFDRMNMVQPEPGDWNSYIEKFMEGKTVFGPWYDHVTGWWEKKQTYSNILYIFYEDLIEDTGREMERLCSFLGLSTTAEERESIRGGVQFDAMKANPMANYSTIPVMDFKISPFMRKGKVGDWKNHFTVAQNEKFDEHYKQRMKNSSLAFRTEI
- the LOC121705156 gene encoding cytosolic sulfotransferase 3-like isoform X3, translating into MPERQTTLPIYERVPFLEIAVPQIDKACSLPIGTELADQLSTSPRLIKTHLPVQLIPKGFWEQNCRMVYVARNAKDNAVSYFHFDRMNMVQPEPGDWNSYIEKFMEGKTVFGPWYDHVTGWWEKKQTYSNILYIFYEDLIEDTGREMERLCSFLGLSTTAEERESIRGGVQFDAMKANPMANYSTIPVMDFKISPFMRKGKVGDWKNHFTVAQNEKFDEHYKQRMKNSSLAFRTEI